In a single window of the Streptomyces sp. NBC_00353 genome:
- a CDS encoding aminotransferase-like domain-containing protein codes for MQERSSVAALATSLRDELNRYSPGGKLPSSRVLVERFRVSPVTVSRAIAQLAAEGLVVTRPGSGAFRAQPRTDASPPGDTSWQEISLSGDGGPEVVPRTVDASGVLVTLVAPPPGVIELNGGYLHPSLQPERALAAALARAGRRPGAWGRPPTDGLTELRAWFAREIGPSLTAADVLITAGGQSALATALRALAPPGAPVLVESPTYPGMLAAARATGLRPVPVPVDADGVRPELLAAAFRATGARVFVCQPLFQNPTGAVLAPARRGEVVRIAREAGAFVIEDDFARRLVHDDAGPLPAPLAADDPDGVVVHVCSLTKITSPSLRVGALAARGPVLERLRALQVVDNFFVPRPLQEAALELVGSPAWGHHLRSVSTELKNRRTAMTVALRLELPDFSLPYIPSGGGSLWLRLPDAATSADEAALVSAALRAGVAIAPGRPYYCAEPPSAQVRLSFATVAGAGEIAEGVRRLRAACDKLFAAPGTHHLSSGHD; via the coding sequence ATGCAAGAGCGTAGCAGTGTCGCCGCACTGGCCACTTCCCTCCGGGATGAACTGAACCGCTACTCGCCCGGTGGGAAGCTGCCGTCGAGTCGGGTCCTCGTGGAGCGCTTCAGGGTCAGCCCCGTGACCGTCTCCCGGGCCATCGCGCAGCTCGCCGCCGAGGGGCTCGTCGTCACCCGCCCCGGCTCCGGCGCCTTCCGGGCGCAGCCCCGTACCGACGCGTCCCCGCCCGGCGACACCTCATGGCAGGAGATCTCCCTCAGCGGCGACGGCGGCCCCGAGGTCGTGCCGCGAACCGTCGACGCGTCCGGTGTCCTGGTCACACTCGTCGCACCGCCGCCCGGCGTCATCGAACTGAACGGCGGTTACCTCCACCCCTCGCTCCAGCCCGAGCGGGCACTCGCCGCCGCCCTCGCCCGGGCCGGCCGCCGCCCCGGCGCCTGGGGCCGCCCGCCCACCGACGGTCTCACCGAACTGCGCGCCTGGTTCGCCCGCGAGATCGGGCCCTCGCTCACCGCCGCCGACGTACTGATCACCGCGGGTGGCCAGAGCGCCCTGGCCACCGCGCTGCGCGCGCTCGCCCCGCCCGGAGCCCCCGTCCTGGTCGAATCACCCACCTACCCGGGCATGCTGGCGGCCGCCCGCGCCACCGGACTGCGGCCGGTCCCGGTACCGGTCGACGCCGACGGGGTGCGACCCGAGCTGCTCGCCGCAGCCTTCCGGGCCACCGGCGCCCGCGTCTTCGTCTGCCAGCCGCTCTTCCAGAACCCGACCGGTGCGGTCCTCGCCCCGGCCCGGCGCGGCGAGGTCGTCCGGATCGCCCGCGAGGCGGGGGCCTTCGTCATCGAGGACGACTTCGCCCGCCGGCTCGTCCATGACGACGCGGGTCCCTTGCCGGCGCCGCTGGCCGCCGACGACCCCGACGGCGTCGTCGTGCACGTCTGCTCCCTCACCAAGATCACCTCACCCAGCCTGCGGGTGGGTGCGCTGGCCGCCCGCGGACCGGTACTGGAACGGCTGCGCGCCCTCCAGGTCGTCGACAACTTCTTCGTCCCCCGCCCGCTCCAGGAAGCCGCACTGGAACTGGTCGGCTCCCCGGCCTGGGGTCACCATCTGCGGTCCGTATCGACGGAGCTGAAGAACCGGCGGACCGCCATGACGGTCGCGCTGCGACTGGAACTGCCCGACTTCTCGCTCCCGTACATCCCCTCGGGCGGCGGCAGTCTCTGGCTGCGGCTGCCGGACGCCGCAACCAGCGCGGACGAAGCGGCGCTCGTCTCGGCCGCGCTGCGCGCGGGCGTCGCGATCGCGCCGGGCCGCCCCTACTACTGCGCCGAACCTCCGTCCGCCCAGGTGCGGTTGAGCTTCGCCACGGTCGCCGGAGCGGGCGAGATCGCCGAGGGCGTGCGGCGGCTGCGCGCCGCCTGCGACAAACTCTTCGCCGCCCCCGGCACGCACCACCTATCCTCCGGACATGACTGA
- a CDS encoding GNAT family N-acetyltransferase: protein MTDSPQQRYEISSDPARLDPARIHHWLSTDAYWALGRTREKQDLAIAGSLNFGAYDTTSGEQVGYARVVTDHATFAWLCDVYVERSARGHGLGTRLAAAVRDHLAPTGIRRLTLATDDAHGVYEKVGFKPLRNPEKWMYLRLDVVGSV from the coding sequence ATGACTGACAGCCCCCAGCAGCGTTACGAGATCTCGTCCGATCCGGCCCGGCTGGACCCGGCCCGGATCCACCACTGGCTCTCCACCGACGCCTACTGGGCTCTCGGCCGTACCCGCGAGAAGCAGGACCTGGCCATCGCCGGATCGCTCAACTTCGGTGCGTACGACACCACTTCGGGGGAGCAGGTCGGCTACGCCCGGGTGGTGACGGACCATGCCACCTTCGCCTGGCTCTGCGATGTGTACGTCGAGCGGTCGGCCCGCGGTCACGGTCTCGGCACCCGGCTCGCCGCCGCCGTGCGCGACCATCTCGCCCCGACCGGCATCCGCAGGCTCACGCTCGCCACCGACGACGCCCACGGGGTCTACGAGAAGGTCGGCTTCAAGCCGCTGAGGAACCCCGAGAAGTGGATGTACCTCCGGCTCGACGTCGTCGGATCCGTCTGA
- a CDS encoding DUF1918 domain-containing protein — translation MEAHPGDRLLTHGRTVGQPDKVAEIVEVLGDGGAPPYRVRADDGHEHLVSPGPDTVVQHTVVRRRGPETL, via the coding sequence ATGGAGGCACACCCGGGCGACCGGCTGCTGACGCACGGCAGGACCGTGGGCCAGCCTGACAAGGTCGCAGAGATCGTCGAAGTGCTCGGTGACGGGGGCGCTCCCCCGTACCGCGTCCGCGCCGACGACGGACACGAACACCTGGTTTCGCCAGGTCCTGACACCGTCGTCCAGCACACCGTGGTCCGACGCCGGGGCCCGGAGACCCTCTAG
- a CDS encoding DMT family transporter, which translates to MTAQDSATRTTSIAVAPSAGRSGTLLAGLGVVAFSLTFPSTVWGLESFGPWSLVTLRSLLAALIAGGVLLAGRVPVPDRRHWSGLAVVAGGVVIGFPLLTTLALQTSTSSHAAVVVGLLPLTTAVLSSLRTGTRPPRTFWIAALAGAAVVIAFTVQQSGGALSAGDLYLFGALLVCAAGYTEGGRLAGVMPGWQVIGWALVLAAPLMVAGAAVALSFEPVRLTAHGVIGLVWVAVGSAFVGLYVWYRGMAAIGVPRASQLQLAQPLLTLVWSFLLLGEEVSAAAPVAAVAVLVCIAATQRSGARR; encoded by the coding sequence ATGACAGCACAGGATAGCGCTACCCGAACCACCTCGATAGCGGTTGCCCCGTCGGCGGGCAGGAGCGGCACCCTTCTCGCCGGACTCGGCGTGGTCGCCTTCTCGCTGACGTTTCCGTCCACCGTCTGGGGACTGGAGAGCTTCGGCCCCTGGTCGCTGGTGACCCTGCGCAGCCTGCTCGCCGCGCTGATCGCGGGCGGGGTGCTGCTCGCGGGACGGGTCCCGGTACCGGACCGGCGCCACTGGAGCGGGCTCGCGGTCGTCGCGGGCGGTGTGGTGATCGGCTTCCCGCTGCTGACGACGCTGGCCCTGCAGACCTCCACCTCGTCGCACGCGGCGGTCGTCGTGGGGCTGCTGCCGCTGACCACGGCGGTGCTCTCGTCGCTGCGGACCGGGACGCGCCCGCCGCGTACGTTCTGGATCGCGGCGCTGGCCGGGGCGGCCGTGGTCATTGCCTTCACCGTGCAGCAGAGCGGCGGCGCGCTGTCCGCGGGCGATCTGTATCTGTTCGGCGCGCTGCTGGTCTGCGCGGCGGGGTACACGGAGGGCGGCAGGCTGGCGGGGGTCATGCCGGGGTGGCAGGTGATCGGCTGGGCGCTGGTCCTCGCGGCGCCGCTGATGGTGGCGGGCGCGGCGGTCGCGCTCTCCTTCGAGCCTGTGCGGCTGACCGCACACGGGGTCATCGGCCTGGTGTGGGTGGCGGTGGGTTCGGCCTTCGTCGGCCTGTACGTCTGGTACCGCGGCATGGCGGCGATCGGTGTTCCGCGGGCCAGTCAGCTTCAGCTCGCGCAGCCGCTGCTGACCCTGGTGTGGTCGTTCCTGCTGCTCGGCGAGGAGGTCTCGGCGGCCGCGCCGGTGGCGGCGGTGGCCGTGCTCGTCTGCATCGCGGCCACCCAGCGGTCGGGGGCCAGGCGGTAG
- a CDS encoding glycoside hydrolase family 10 protein → MRQIARRGFVAGAAGVVAGVVAGTAGAGEAVAVPQTVPKARTGGSPGQETRSHSVARRELRGMWVATVANIDWPSAPGLTAAEQQAELIAYLDEAVDRRLNAVILQVRPTADALWPSPYEPWAQYLTGVQGQDPGWDPLGTAVREAHRRGLELHAWFNPYRVANHTDPSRLIPTHPARLHPDWVLPYGGKLYYNPGLPEVRRFVQDAMLDAVRRYDIDAVHWDDYFYPYPVAGQVFDDDATYAKYGADFPDKAAWRRDNTDKLVRETAERIKKIKKNVQFGISPFGVWRNAATDPLGSDTKAGVQTYDNLHADTRGWVKKGWIDYICPQIYWNIGFAAADYAKLLPWWDEVVRGTGVDLFVGEALYKAGDPAQPAAWQDPAELSRHLDFAADYDQVRGHVYFSGKDVVTDRIGTMAQVVADHYRQRVRPPR, encoded by the coding sequence ATGCGGCAAATCGCCCGAAGGGGCTTTGTGGCGGGTGCGGCCGGAGTGGTCGCGGGGGTAGTTGCAGGGACCGCGGGGGCGGGTGAGGCCGTCGCCGTACCGCAGACCGTTCCGAAGGCCCGGACAGGTGGGTCGCCCGGGCAGGAGACCCGCTCCCACTCCGTCGCCCGGCGTGAGCTGCGCGGTATGTGGGTCGCCACCGTCGCCAACATCGACTGGCCGTCGGCGCCCGGACTCACGGCGGCGGAGCAGCAGGCCGAGCTGATCGCCTACCTCGACGAGGCCGTCGACCGGCGGCTGAACGCCGTGATCCTCCAGGTCCGGCCGACCGCCGACGCGCTCTGGCCGTCACCCTACGAGCCGTGGGCGCAGTACCTCACCGGGGTACAGGGCCAGGACCCCGGCTGGGACCCGCTGGGCACGGCCGTGCGCGAGGCGCACCGGCGCGGCCTCGAACTGCACGCCTGGTTCAACCCGTACCGGGTCGCCAACCACACCGACCCCTCCCGGCTGATTCCCACCCACCCCGCACGGCTGCACCCCGACTGGGTCCTGCCGTACGGCGGGAAGCTCTACTACAACCCCGGACTGCCCGAGGTCCGCCGCTTCGTCCAGGACGCAATGCTCGACGCGGTCCGCCGCTACGACATCGACGCCGTCCACTGGGACGACTACTTCTACCCGTACCCGGTCGCCGGACAGGTCTTCGACGACGACGCCACGTATGCGAAATACGGTGCGGACTTCCCGGACAAGGCCGCCTGGCGCCGCGACAACACCGACAAGCTGGTGCGTGAGACCGCCGAGCGGATCAAGAAGATCAAGAAGAACGTCCAGTTCGGGATCAGCCCGTTCGGAGTCTGGCGCAACGCCGCGACCGACCCGCTCGGCTCGGACACCAAGGCAGGTGTGCAGACCTACGACAATCTGCACGCGGACACCCGCGGCTGGGTGAAGAAGGGCTGGATCGACTACATCTGCCCGCAGATCTACTGGAACATCGGCTTCGCCGCCGCCGACTACGCCAAGCTGCTGCCCTGGTGGGACGAGGTCGTACGGGGCACGGGCGTCGATCTCTTCGTCGGCGAGGCGCTCTACAAGGCCGGCGACCCGGCCCAGCCCGCGGCCTGGCAGGACCCGGCCGAACTCTCCCGCCATCTCGACTTCGCCGCCGACTACGACCAGGTCCGCGGCCACGTCTACTTCTCGGGGAAGGACGTCGTGACCGACCGGATCGGCACGATGGCGCAGGTCGTCGCCGACCACTATCGCCAGAGGGTGCGCCCTCCTCGCTGA
- a CDS encoding 3-hydroxybutyryl-CoA dehydrogenase produces the protein MADIARVGVVGCGQMGAGIAEVCARSGLEVKVAETTGEALEIGRTRLHNSLSKAAERGKITEAERDETLGRLSFTTDLGEFADRDLVIEAVVENEQVKTEIFQVLDQVVTRRDAILASNTSSIPLVKLAVATSRPDQVIGIHFFNPAPVQKLVELIPALTTSDETVTRAEALVQDVLDKHPIRAQDRSGFVVNALLIPYLLSAIRMFESGIASREDIDNGMELGCAHPMGPLKLSDLIGLDTVASVADSMYAEFKEPLYAAPPLLLRMVDAGRLGRKTGSGFYPYS, from the coding sequence ATGGCCGACATTGCACGCGTCGGAGTGGTGGGCTGTGGCCAGATGGGCGCAGGCATCGCGGAGGTGTGCGCCCGCAGCGGCCTCGAGGTCAAGGTGGCCGAGACCACCGGCGAGGCGCTGGAGATCGGTCGCACCCGGCTCCACAACTCCCTCTCCAAGGCCGCCGAACGCGGCAAGATCACGGAGGCGGAGCGCGACGAGACACTCGGTCGCCTCAGCTTCACCACCGACCTCGGCGAGTTCGCGGACCGCGATCTCGTCATCGAGGCCGTCGTGGAGAACGAGCAGGTCAAGACCGAGATCTTCCAGGTGCTCGACCAGGTGGTGACCCGGCGGGACGCCATCTTGGCCTCCAACACCTCGTCCATCCCGCTGGTGAAGCTGGCCGTCGCGACCTCGCGCCCGGACCAGGTCATCGGCATCCACTTCTTCAACCCGGCCCCGGTGCAGAAGCTCGTCGAGCTGATCCCCGCGCTGACCACGTCCGACGAGACGGTCACGCGCGCCGAAGCCCTGGTGCAGGACGTGCTCGACAAGCACCCGATCCGCGCCCAGGACCGCTCCGGCTTCGTCGTCAACGCGCTGCTGATCCCGTATCTGCTCTCCGCGATCCGGATGTTCGAGTCGGGCATCGCCAGCCGCGAGGACATCGACAACGGCATGGAGCTCGGCTGCGCCCACCCGATGGGCCCGCTGAAGCTCTCCGACCTGATCGGTCTGGACACCGTGGCCTCGGTCGCCGACTCGATGTACGCCGAGTTCAAGGAGCCGCTGTACGCCGCTCCCCCGTTGCTCCTGCGCATGGTGGACGCGGGCCGGCTCGGCCGCAAGACGGGCTCGGGCTTCTACCCGTACTCCTGA